The Winogradskyella schleiferi genome contains the following window.
GGTTTAATATCCTCAAAAGATGCTAAAGTTTTAGATGAAGCTTATAATATTAAACATCGTATAATTAACGATTCGCTTTTCAAGAAATCAACGGATGGTGGAGATAACAGGTCGTCATGGTGGTCAACAGAAGATATTCAGAATTATATCAATCATGCCGAAAACCAAGCTGGTGAGTTAGGCTATACCATGGATGGATTGCGCGTTTATTTGGGGTCTTACCCTCAAGTTGATGGGCAGGAAGGTCTTACAACGATGTTCTTTGTGCCAACTGGTACTGAAAATACATCCAAAGGTAGTATGTCTCCTATAGTGTTTGGCAGTAGTGAGGACATACCAGGTGGAGATGGGTTGAATGTAGGAGGTACAGGTAATCCTCCTGGCGCAAACTACCCACATTAGTTTGAATGGATGAATTTATAAAAGAAAATTATACGTTTCTAACGCGATTTGTTGAACTTACTGCGTTAGTTACTGGTCTAGTTTTGTTTAAAAGCTATAAAAATTCAAAGGCAAAAACTATAATATATTTTCTGGTTTATGCCTTTATTGTAGATTTTATAGGTAATTATCCCCAAATGCTTTATGACAATAATTTGTTTCATTTGATTGAAGGAACAATTATAGAGCGGAATTATTGGTGGTATAATATTTTTTTTTGGTGTGGACTACCTTTATTTATGGTTTATATAAACTACAATGTTGTAGAAACTAGGAGATTGAAGAAAATCATTAAGTACAGTCTATATGTTTATTTGATACAAGTTTTTTTAACATTAGTATTTAGGTTTGAATATTTATTCACGCCAGAAGAACGATTTTTGAAAATTTCAAGTTTTTGGATTGTCATTCTATGCATCATAGTTTACTTTTTTGAAATTCTACGTTCCGATAAAATAATTGAGTTCTATAAATCAATTTATTTTTATTTCAACTCCATAATTTTTATATGGATACTCATCATGATTCCGATGGATTTTTTCGAAAGTTATTTTATTACCGATGATTGGAGTTATGTCATGTTAAAATATAAGATTTATTTATCATTAAACATTTTTCTATACTTAACACTTACAATAGCATTAATATTTTGCAGGAACGAGACCAAATAATTAGTACTGATGCAGAGCGCGATTTACTTATATACATGATAATTGTATTGATAGTAGTGAGTACTCTTGTTATATTATTTTTTATAGTCTTCCAAAAGCGAAAAAATCAACTTTTAAAGGACAAAATTGAGCAACAGCGGAAATTCGATGAAGAACTCATAAAAACGCAACAAGAAATTCAAGAAGAAACCTTAAAACACGTTGGTCGGGAATTACATGATAATGTTGGGCAATTGTTGGTGCTAGCAACTATGCAAATGAAGGCTGCTGCCAGAACCGTAAAAGATGAGGCAAAGTCTAAAGTAGAAAATGCCGCAATGGCTTTAAAGGAATCCTTGGAGGAGGTTAGGGCTTTGTCAAAATCTTTAAATAGCGATGTGATTTTTAATTTAGGTTTTGATGAAACCGTTAAAAATGAAATTAAACGTTTAAATAAAACCGGTTTAATTGAATGTAGCCTATCAATAAATGGTGAAAAGGTCGATTTTGAAAATAAAAAAGATGAAATTATTTTGTTCAGAATTTTACAGGAGTTTTTTTCAAATACCCTAAAATATGCTGAGGCTGAACATCTAAATGTAACTTTAGATTACCAAAACGCATGTTTAGCCATAAATGTTGAAGACGATGGAATAGGATGTGAGCTTGATAATGTTGAAAAGGGATCTGGGTTAATCAATATGGAAAAAAGAGCGGAGTTGTTGAATGCTAAATTTAAATTAACTTCTCAACCTGAAATGGGAACATCGCTTAGTTTGATGTATCCTTTTAAAAAGTAATGGTGCTAAAATTTGTTGTTAGTCAATAAATAATTGTTGCCTTTCTAAAGTGTAGATAAATAATGTTATCACTTTTTTTTAAAAATACTGTTTAGAATGGTATTAATCCCAATGAACAAAAATGAAATCGCCAATATGCATAGTAGAATTGAAACAATAAGTAACGGAATATAAAGGGATTTATCTTTATTGTCTAAGGTTAGGTGCAGTAACGTCGGGCCAGCAAACATCAATAGAAGGCAAATGCCCATTTGTTTCAAGCCTTTAACTAAAATGTCTTTATCAGTTCTGTTCTCGTCGTCCATGGGCAATACTTTTTCTTACGCTTTTATGTTCATTTAATAGTTTGGCTGCTTCTTCTTTTGAGAGGTTGAGCTCGTTCATAATCATTTTCACACCTCTGTCAACCAATTTATCATTGCTTAATTGCATATCCACCATTTTGTTTCCTTTTACTTTACCTAATTGAATCATGGTTGTAGTGGTTATCATGTTCAGAACCAATTTTTGAGCTGTACCAGCTTTCATCCTAGAGCTTCCGGTTAAAAATTCTGGACCAACCACAACTTCAATTGGGAATTTTGCTGTGAGCGCTAATGGACTTCCTTCATTGCAGGTTATACAACCC
Protein-coding sequences here:
- a CDS encoding sensor histidine kinase; amino-acid sequence: MQERDQIISTDAERDLLIYMIIVLIVVSTLVILFFIVFQKRKNQLLKDKIEQQRKFDEELIKTQQEIQEETLKHVGRELHDNVGQLLVLATMQMKAAARTVKDEAKSKVENAAMALKESLEEVRALSKSLNSDVIFNLGFDETVKNEIKRLNKTGLIECSLSINGEKVDFENKKDEIILFRILQEFFSNTLKYAEAEHLNVTLDYQNACLAINVEDDGIGCELDNVEKGSGLINMEKRAELLNAKFKLTSQPEMGTSLSLMYPFKK
- a CDS encoding DUF6095 family protein — protein: MDDENRTDKDILVKGLKQMGICLLLMFAGPTLLHLTLDNKDKSLYIPLLIVSILLCILAISFLFIGINTILNSIFKKK